The following are encoded in a window of Arachis duranensis cultivar V14167 unplaced genomic scaffold, aradu.V14167.gnm2.J7QH unplaced_Scaffold_165934, whole genome shotgun sequence genomic DNA:
- the LOC107478114 gene encoding GDSL esterase/lipase At1g20120-like, with amino-acid sequence MKLSTFNYVSPLLVLLYLLFVVTVAKSSQQPTYMNYSFPAVIAFGDSILDTGNNNYILTALRSNFKPYGRDFFGEESTGRFCNGRIPSDFYVEILGIKDSLPPYLDPDLEIEDLVSGVSFASAGSGYDPLTVELASVLSTEDQLEMFKEYIGKLKGAVGEERTAYILEKSIVLISMGSNDIAGTYFLTPYRKVHYNVKQYTRRLIRLTTRFILELYRLGARRIGTVSLSALGCIPMQRTVRGGIKRNCVEPVTKAAQVYNTMLNQSLMALKKTLSGSRIVYLDVHNSLNMLIQHPNQFGFESVDRACCGIASMELGPFCSTFSLKICKDASKYVFWDSYHPTERTYGILTSDLIKKTIDQFV; translated from the exons ATGAAGCTTTCAACCTTCAATTATGTTTCTCCTCTTCTAGTTttgttgtatttattatttgttgtgACAGTAGCCAAATCGTCACAACAACCTACATATATGAACTATTCATTTCCCGCTGTTATAGCTTTTGGTGATTCAATCTTGGATACTGGCAACAACAATTATATTCTAACAGCTTTGAGGTCCAATTTTAAACCTTACGGCAGAGATTTCTTTGGAGAAGAATCCACCGGAAGGTTTTGCAATGGCAGAATTCCTTCAGATTTTTATG ttgaaATACTTGGAATTAAGGATTCCTTGCCACCTTATCTTGATCCAGATTTGGAGATTGAAGATCTCGTAAGTGGGGTGAGCTTTGCCTCTGCTGGTTCAGGATATGATCCTCTCACAGTTGAACTAGCT tCAGTGTTGTCAACAGAGGATCAATTAGAGATGTTCAAAGAATACATTGGAAAACTTAAGGGTGCTGTGGGAGAAGAAAGAACAGCTTACATTCTTGAAAAGAGCATAGTTCTCATCAGCATGGGAAGCAATGATATTGCAGGAACATATTTTCTCACACCATATAGGAAAGTCCATTACAATGTCAAACAATATACAAGAAGGCTTATCAGATTAACAACAAGATTTATATTG GAACTATATCGATTGGGAGCAAGAAGGATTGGAACAGTGAGCTTATCAGCATTAGGATGCATCCCAATGCAAAGGACAGTGAGAGGAGGCATAAAAAGGAATTGTGTGGAACCAGTAACAAAGGCTGCACAAGTCTACAATACCATGCTCAATCAATCACTTATGGCTCTCAAGAAGACCCTCTCTGGTTCCAGAATTGTATACCTTGATGTCCATAACTCACTCAATATGCTCATTCAACACCCCAATCAATTTG GGTTTGAGAGCGTGGATAGAGCATGCTGTGGCATTGCAAGTATGGAACTTGGCCCATTTTGTAGCACTTTCTCATTGAAAATATGCAAAGATGCATCCAAATATGTGTTCTGGGATAGTTATCACCCTACTGAGAGAACTTACGGCATTCTTACCTCAGATTTGATAAAAAAGACCATTGATCAATTTGTCTAA
- the LOC107478119 gene encoding GDSL esterase/lipase EXL3-like gives MRPSLLLQKLLFQLSQAILWCCSSILIIAIIILFQHVSAENLPNNETVPAVIVFGDSIVDSGNNNYISTIVKCDFSPYGRDFGNGNYPTGRFSNGLVPSDIIAARFGVKKLLPPYLDPNLLLEDLLTGVSFASGGAGYDPLTSKLMSVISLTEQLNMFKEYINKIKEAVGENRTSMIVSKSIYIICIGSDDIANTYVQTPFRKIQYDIPSYTDFMASEASNFFQELYKLGARRIGVFGVPVIGCVPSQRTISGGILRACSYSTNQAAILFNSKLSNQMDALQKKFPDARFVYLDSYNPFLDMLQNPTKYGFAEVEKGCCGTGNIEVSILCNRYSLNTCSNDSDYIFWDSYHPTQKAYFVLSSLILDHKIKDFF, from the exons atgaggcCATCACTACTCTTGCAAaagcttctttttcaattgtCTCAAGCAATTCTTTGGTGTTGTTCTTCCATTCTCATCATTGCCATCATCATATTATTCCAACATGTTTCTGCTGAAAATCTACCAAACAATGAAACTGTGCCAGCAGTGATTGTGTTTGGAGATTCCATAGTTGATTCCGGCAACAACAATTATATCAGTACTATTGTCAAGTGTGATTTCTCACCATATGGACGAGATTTTGGTAATGGAAATTATCCAACTGGAAGATTCAGCAACGGATTAGTCCCATCAGATATCATTG ctGCAAGATTCGGAGTCAAGAAACTCTTACCACCTTACCTTGATCCGAATTTGCTACTTGAAGATCTCCTCACCGGCGTAAGCTTCGCCTCCGGTGGTGCCGGATATGATCCTCTAACATCCAAATTAATg TCTGTGATATCATTAACAGAACAACTAAACATGTTTAAGGAGTACATAAACAAGATTAAGGAAGCAGTTGGAGAAAACAGAACATCAATGATAGTATCAAAGAGTATATACATAATTTGCATAGGAAGTGATGACATTGCCAACACTTACGTTCAGACACCATTTAGAAAAATTCAGTATGATATTCCATCATACACAGATTTTATGGCTTCTGAAGCCTCAAATTTCTTTCAG GAACTTTATAAATTAGGAGCAAGAAGGATTGGAGTGTTTGGTGTACCAGTTATAGGTTGTGTGCCCTCACAAAGAACAATTAGTGGAGGCATCCTTAGAGCATGTTCATATTCTACAAACCAAGCAGCAATACTCTTTAACTCAAAGCTCTCCAACCAAATGGATGCACTTCAAAAGAAGTTTCCAGATGCTAGATTTGTCTATCTTGATTCCTACAATCCATTCCTTGATATGCTTCAAAACCCTACAAAATATG GTTTTGCCGAGGTAGAGAAAGGATGCTGTGGTACAGGGAACATAGAAGTGAGCATATTGTGCAACCGTTACAGCCTTAACACATGTTCCAACGACTCCGATTACATTTTCTGGGATAGTTATCATCCTACTCAAAaggcttattttgtgcttagttcTTTGATTCTTGATCACAAAATCAAAGACTTCTTTTGA
- the LOC127743900 gene encoding rac-like GTP-binding protein RHO1, with amino-acid sequence MSASKFIKCVTVGDGAVGKTCLLISYTSNTFPTDYVPTVFDNFSANVVVNGATVNLGLWDTAGQEDYNRLRPLSYRGADVFILAFSLISKASYENVSKKWIPELKHYAPGVPIILVGTKLDLRDDKQFFIDHPGAVPITNAQGEELRKLINAPAYIECSSKSQQNVKAVFDAAIRVVLQPPKQKKKKGKAQKACSIL; translated from the exons atgagcgCTTCAAAGTTCATCAAGTGCGTTACTGTTGGGGATGGAGCTGTGGGCAAAACTTGCTTGCTAATATCCTACACCAGCAACACCTTCCCCACC GATTATGTGCCAACTGTTTTTGACAATTTCAGTGCAAATGTTGTTGTCAATGGAGCCACAGTTAATCTCGGTTTGTGGGACACTGCAG GGCAAGAGGATTATAACAGACTACGACCTTTGAGTTATCGTGGTGCCGATGTTTTCATATTGGCTTTCTCTCTCATAAGCAAGGCCAGTTATGAAAATGTTTCCAAAAAG TGGATCCCAGAATTGAAACATTATGCACCTGGTGTCCCCATCATTTTGGTTGGCACAAAGCTTG ATCTTCGGGATGACAAGCAGTTCTTCATTGACCATCCTGGTGCCGTACCCATCACTAATGCTCAG GGAGAAGAGCTCAGGAAGCTTATCAATGCACCAGCTTACATTGAATGCAGTTCAAAATCTCAGCAG AACGTGAAGGCGGTCTTTGATGCGGCTATTCGAGTTGTTCTTCAACCTCCtaagcagaagaaaaagaagggtaAAGCACAGAAGGCCTGTTCAATATTGTAA
- the LOC127743898 gene encoding LOW QUALITY PROTEIN: cell cycle checkpoint protein RAD17-like (The sequence of the model RefSeq protein was modified relative to this genomic sequence to represent the inferred CDS: inserted 2 bases in 1 codon) — protein MAKRNGFVVISSDDEEGSENRSLKGSRTRSSSRNCKRPKSSSSSTSSRGKKRARDSASRSRLSKLHEISLFEDDFNDVFTGSKVSAGTRRSIGEELWVDKYKPLSVEELAVHKKKVDEVKMWFDERVNPSKDVIGSNVLVITGQAGVGKSATIHVIASHLGAVVCGWDTPTPVLWQEHLYNSGAGVKYTSKLEEFETFVERIRKYGVMSASLTSESKPSVILLIDDLPLTNGKAAFGRLKDCLHLLVRSAQVPTAILFTDYGITDSADPNARNLHELQLSLESSGACKVAFNPITTNSIKKVLFRICQMEQCXSFSQSADALGPLQDHSNTSEGLEDGYSLNFGRDETLNLFHALGKFLHNKREAGAAVNYDQHGFHIQERFSRLPLKMDVPEKILSQAHVQPGQVADFLHENVLEFVDAEAIDDACTVSTYLGDADILLSKLRGALSSYNEAESMLQSAAASIAVRGVLFGNSHVVSSRWHAIRRPNLWKVEKSSLYNKDELFRLRDSDWKLSSYNTSVMAMEYMPMQKLLGDRACYQDSVQDLDMEDADFDKMNLDAQEDDDDEIEDW, from the exons ATGGCAAAACGAAACGGCTTCGTTGTGATCTCTTCCGACGATGAAGAAGGATCCGAGAATCGCTCGTTGAAAGGGAGTAGAAccagaagcagcagcagaaACTGTAAGAGGCCGAAGTCGAGTTCGAGTTCAACAAGCTCACGTGGAAAGAAGAGGGCTAGAGATTCTGCGTCTCGTTCTCGCCTCTCTAAGCTCCATGAG ATCAGCTTATTTGAAGATGACTTCAATGATGTGTTCACAGGGTCAAAGGTATCTGCTG GTACTAGGAGGAGCATTGGAGAGGAGCTGTGGGTTGATAAATACAAGCCCCTTTCTGTGGAAGAACTTGCTGTTCACAAGAAAAAG GTTGATGAGGTTAAGATGTGGTTTGATGAAAGGGTGAATCCTTCAAAG GATGTCATCGGAAGTAATGTTCTTGTCATCACTGGACAGGCGGGAGTTGGAAAATCC GCTACTATTCATGTAATTGCATCTCACCTGGGCGCAGTAGTATGTGGATGGGACACACCTACACCTGTACTTTGGCAAGAGCATCTTTACAATTCCGGCGCAG GAGTAAAATACACATCCAAGTTGGAAGAATTTGAAACTTTTGTTGAGAGAATACGGAAATATGGAGTAATGTCAGCTTCCCTTACAAGCGAGTCAAAGCCATCTGTCATACTTTTAATAGATGACCTTCCCTTGACAAATGGGAAAGCTGCTTTCGGAAGGCTTAAAGATTGCTTGCACCTGTTAGTGCGCTCAGCTCAGGTACCCACAGCAATATTGTTCACCGACTATGGCATTACTGATTCAGCAGATCCGAATGCACGAAACCTGCATGAACTTCAGCTATCTCTAGAGAGTTCTGGGGCTTGTAAG GTGGCATTCAATCCAATCACTACTAATTCTATTAAGAAGGTTCTCTTTAGAATATGCCAAATGGAGCAGTG GTCCTTTTCTCAATCCGCTGATGCTCTTGGTCCATTACAAGATCACAGTAATACATCTGAAGGATTAGAGGATGGATATTCATTGAATTTTGGCAGAGATGAGACACTTAATTTATTTCATGCCTTGGGGAAGTTTCTACACAATAAGAGGGAGGCTGGTGCTGCAGTAAACTATG acCAACATGGCTTTCATATACAAGAAAGATTTTCAAGATTACCTTTAAAAATGGATGTCCCAGAGAAGATTCTTTCTCAAGCCCATGTACAGCCGGGACAGGTTGCTGATTTTCTGCATGAAAATG TTCTGGAGTTTGTGGATGCTGAAGCAATAGATGATGCATGTACCGTGTCTACATATCTAGGTGATGCAGACATCCTTCTTTCTAAACTTCGGGGAGCGCTATCTAGTTATAATGAAGCAGAGAGCATGCTGCAGTCAGCTGCTGCATCAATTGCTGTGCGCGGGGTTCTGTTTGGAAATTCTCATGTAGTATCATCTAG GTGGCACGCAATTCGTAGACCAAATCTCTGGAAGGTTGAGAAATCATCACTTTACAACAAG gatgaGTTGTTTAGGTTGAGAGACTCTGATTGGAAATTGAGTTCTTATAATACATCTGTTATGGCCATGGAGTACATGCCTATGCAAAAACTGCTTGGAGATAGGGCATGTTATCAGGATTCAGTGCAGGACTTGGATATGGAAGATGCTGATTTTGACAAAATGAATTTAGATGCccaagaagatgatgatgatgagataGAAGATTGGTAA
- the LOC107476429 gene encoding protein POLLENLESS 3-LIKE 2, translating to MLQDMWNAPPGFRPTKSAPSSPAKPLGVPRTRSESFHVTHKVPVGDSPYVRAKNVQLVDKDPERAIPLFWAAINAGDRVDSALKDMAIVMKQQNRAEEAIEAIKSLRSRCSDQAQESLDNILLDLYKRCGRLDDQIGLLKHKLFLIQQGLAFNGKRTKTARSQGKKFQVSVEQEATRLLGNLGWALMQQNNYVEAEEAYRRALSIAPDNNKMCNLGICLMKQGRISEAKETLFRVKPAVPDGPRGSDSHLKAYERAQQMLKDLESEMMSKGNGDRIEQKRLFEAFLGSSSIWQPQPCKDHHTSMMPSSMMNNKAAAQDEFADENINSNITTINPAPPPMQKSTKLVSAMLGNNSLNVAAPPFYVSKSSLSFKEPMPQPPIENPFSETLKRTRSGNAAGSMRVLNDVGELNNNKLHREIEVPENKTRRRLSLEDNNDEKNKLTDLLPNNKDFEDAILSAILGPPNESHTTTSNDTNSTGIFQNKIDKRLKVFQDITLSLSPRA from the exons ATGTTGCAAGATATGTGGAATGCTCCCCCAGGATTCAGACCAACAAAGTCTGCACCTTCATCGCCGGCGAAGCCTCTCGGGGTTCCAAGAACACGCTCCGAATCCTTCCACGTCACTCACAAGGTTCCCGTTGGTGACAGTCCCTATGTTAGAGCAAAAAATGTTCAG tTGGTGGATAAGGATCCAGAGAGAGCAATTCCACTGTTTTGGGCAGCCATTAATGCCGGAGATAGAGTAGATAGTGCTTTGAAAGACATGGCAATTGTGATGAAGCAGCAGAACCGGGCCGAAGAAGCCATCGAAGCCATTAAATCTCTTCGAAGTAGATGCTCTGATCAAGCACAAGAATCCCTTGATAACATCCTCTTGGATCTTTACAAG AGATGTGGTAGACTTGATGATCAAATTGGTCTATTGAAGCACAAGCTGTTCTTGATTCAACAAGGTTTGGCTTTCAATGGCAAGCGTACAAAGACTGCGAGATCTCAAGGGAAAAAGTTTCAAGTATCTGTGGAACAAGAAGCCACAAGGTTACTG GGGAACTTGGGATGGGCATTGATGCAGCAGAACAACTATGTAGAAGCAGAAGAGGCCTATCGGCGCGCGCTATCAATAGCTCCAGACAACAACAAGATGTGCAATCTAGGCATCTGTCTGATGAAGCAAGGGAGGATAAGCGAGGCAAAAGAGACCCTCTTTAGAGTGAAACCGGCTGTCCCGGACGGCCCAAGAGGCTCAGATTCCCATCTCAAGGCCTATGAAAGGGCACAGCAAATGCTCAAAGACCTCGAATCCGAGATGATGAGCAAAGGAAATGGTGATAGGATTGAACAGAAGAGACTCTTTGAGGCTTTCTTGGGTTCGTCATCAATTTGGCAGCCTCAGCCTTGTAAGGATCATCATACAAGCATGATGCCATCATCAATGATGAACAATAAGGCAGCAGCACAGGATGAATTTGCCGATGAAAACATCAATTCCAACATAACAACAATAAATCCAGCACCACCACCAATGCAGAAAAGTACCAAACTTGTTAGTGCCATGTTGGGGAATAATTCACTCAATGTTGCAGCCCCACCATTTTATGTATCAAAatcttctttgtctttcaaGGAGCCTATGCCACAGCCACCTATTGAGAATCCTTTCTCGGAGACCCTTAAGAGAACAAGGTCTGGAAATGCTGCAGGATCCATGAGGGTGTTGAATGATGTGGGAGAGCTCAATAACAACAAGTTGCATAGGGAAATTGAGGTGCCAGAGAACAAAACAAGAAGGAGGCTATCATTAGAGGACAATAATGATGAGAAGAACAAGTTAACAGACTTGTTACCCAACAACAAGGACTTTGAAGATGCTATTCTTTCTGCAATTCTTGGACCCCCAAATGAGTCTCATACAACAACATCAAATGACACAAATAGCACCGGGATTTTCCAGAACAAGATTGACAAGAGGCTTAAGGTTTTTCAAGATATTACATTATCTTTGAGTCCTAGGGCCTGA
- the LOC127743901 gene encoding uncharacterized protein LOC127743901, whose protein sequence is MIEDYEVEEKKQAAADVLFQYSKFVMASIGNQVRPCDLRLHLMKEISGMPTSLNRESTQVAASPDAMGESSSSGTARLDKVDSFRAL, encoded by the exons ATGATCGAAGATTACGAG GTAGAAGAGAAAAAGCAAGCTGCTGCTGATGTATTGTTTCAATATTCGAAATTCGTGATGGCATCCATTGGAAACCAGGTTCGACCCTGTGATTTGAGGTTACATTTGATGAAG GAGATTTCAGGTATGCCAACTTCGTTAAATAGAGAATCAACGCAGGTCGCAGCCTCTCCTGATGCAATGGGGGAGTCATCAAGTTCAGGAACAGCTAGACTCGATAAAGTTGACAGTTTCCGCGCACTGTAG